AGCTCTATCTCACCTGCCATGAGCATGTTAATGGCCTGATCCAAATTGTCTGCTATTCCTTCAAAAACCGCACCAACAGCTGCCGAATTTAGTATCGGTTTGCATATAGATTCAACGCTACTAAAGGCAGGGCCTGCATGCAAAAACACATTGTCATCCAGACCGGCATGGTTTGCAGCCGTATCGAATCCTGTCCAGAAGGGCTGAACTACGGACAAGCGATCAAAGGCAAATATATCAGCTTTATGCTGTGTCATCGACTGATGACTGTCTGAGTTTTTCATGCCCATTCAGCCTCATACGCCTTCAGCTTTTCACGGATATATTCAGTGCGCTCAGCACCTTGCATAACATCAGCAGACATATAAATCGCGGCCACCTCATGTGCAACTTCACGCAATACAGCTTCATCATCACGGCCTTCTACCAGAGGAACACGAAGCATCGTATCCCCCCCATAGGTCGGAATAGGACTCGCCTGATGGGATGATGGTTGAATGACATCACCGCCATCTTCGACTTCTTTGATAGCCATGCGCAGTTTTCGCCTTACTTTAGCAACGCCGCGGTCGGTAAAACCCATATTTTCCCGCGCATGAATATTTTTTGGTCCCTGTGATACCCACGCATCATAGTCACCTGGATCCCTTTGCCGCTGGTCATAAGATCTATCGGCGCCTTGGCCATAAAAATCTGTCTTGCCAAAACCAACCTCATCTCGGTTTGTCATGCCTTTTGGATCATCTCCCTTGCGGAAATGGCGCCATGCAATGACGCGGGTGTTTTCATCATCAATAGGCACCACCCAACGGGAAAGGCCGCAACGTCCAAAATATAGTGAGTCATCTGGCGTTGGAAAGTGACCGCCATTCTGGGTAAAAGACGGTAGCACCTTGTCATGCACTCTTAGCCAGATAATATCCCCCACACGTCTGGTGTTTGTATAAAAATCCCCAATTTCTGTTGAGAAATATTCGATACGAGGTAATTCGGCAAAAGCATCAATGAATTGAGACCGCACAGCCTTAGTATGGAGATAAACCGTATGGAAAGGATCCCACGCATTTTCCATAACCTGTAACCAATTACAGGGTGAATCAATTAGATAGGGCAGCATTTCGTCACCTTCTTCATCAAAGGTGTCATAAAACGGAAATGGCGGCATTTTGTCTGGCGGCCCCATATAGGTGAAAGCAAGACCTTTATATTCAACAACCGGATAAGCGCCCAAACATACTTTTTCTTTAATTTTACTCGCCTTTGGTTCGCATGGCGTTTCCAATATTGTTCCGTCAATATTATATTTCCAGCCGTGATAACTACAGCGGATACCGCCTTCCTCAATAATACCAAACTCAAGTGACATATTACGGTGTGCGCAATGTAGATGCACCAATCCCAACTGCCCACCCTTCTCACGAAACAAAACCAAATCTTCACCAAGAATACGGATGCGGTAAGGCTTTTCGTCAAACTGGTTTGTCATTGCCACAGGCATCCAGAAACGCCTCTGATATTCGCCGCAGGGAGTACCTGGGCCAACTTCGGCTAAAATCGGATCAGGTGCCTCAGACCAAACACCCTGTTTGCTGTGTCCACGGAAATTACCTTCAGGTAAATTGATACTATCTGTCATAAAATTCTCCTTTTTAGCTTTAGGCTACATTAGTGGCTCAAATGGATTTGGTGTTGAAGCTGTGCCCAGCCAAACTGCCTTTTCCTGCATAAAATCCTTGATTGCATTAGGGCCAAGCTCGCGCCCATACCCTGATTTTTTTACGCCACCAACTGGTGCGCATGCACTAACAGAACGGTAGTGATTTACATAAACGGTTCCAGCGTCAATTTGGCTGGCAATATTGTTAGCAAAGGCTATGTCGCCACTCCAGACCCCTGCAGCAAGGCCAAAGGCACTGTCATTGGCCAATGAAACAGCCTCCTTAGCTGTATCAAAACTTGAAACACATAATACGGGTCCAAACACTTCCTCCTGCCATATTGTGGCATCAACCGACACATTTTCAAGAATAGTTGGCGCGACAAAATAGCCATTATCAAAACCATCAACTGTCTGAGCATACCCCCCAGTGACGATAGTTGCACCTTCATCAAGCGCAGTAGCAATCATTGCTAAAACTTTTTCAAATTGCGGCTTGTTTGCAATGGGGCCAACGTCTGTATGATAATCCATCGGATCGCCAAATTTAAGTTTGGCAATCCTATCTAGTAATTTGTTAATAAACTCGTTCTTGATAGATTGATGAATTATCAACCGTGATCCAGCCACACATGTCTGGCCATTAGATAGAAAAATGCCTGACATCACACCATTGACAGTACTTTCAAGATCGGCATCAGCGAATACTAATTGAGGCGACTTTCCCCCAAGTTCAAGAGTCGTAGGTTTGACATGCTGTGCTGCAACGCCCGCAACTTTTGCACCACCAATTTCAGATCCGGTAAAAGTTACCTTTCGTACCTTTTCCGCAGCTACAAGCGCAGCTCCAACCTCATTGCCAAACCCGGTCAAAACATTCACCAATCCTGCCGGGGTCACCGGTGCAATCAATTCGGCAAAAACGACGGTAGATGCCGACGCCATTTCTGATGGTTTGATGATTACTGCATTGCCTGCCGCCAGCGCAGGTGCCAGTTTCCATGCTGCGATCATTAACGGTGAATTCCAAGCTGTTATTGCGGCAATCACTCCATAAGGCATCAATTCCAGCCGGGCGGTAATGTCTTTAATATCCAGCATCAATTTGTCGGGCGCAAGCTTCTCAAGATCATTAGCAAAATGCCTGTACCAACCGCCAAGGGTTGACATCTGGCCATTCACTTCGCGAATACGTTTACCGTTATCATTGACTTCAACCTCAACAAGCTGTTCAAAATTTTGGTCAATTCGATCTGCAATAGCATGAAGAACATTAATGCGTGTAGTGCTATCAGCTCGCCATTCGGGCTTCTGGTAAGCGTTGTAAGCAGCGTTTACGGCCAGTTCAACATCGACTGCATTTCCCCGCGCAAACCGCGCCCATATCTTACCGGTGGCTGGGTTGACACTATCAATCCAGTCATTATTTTGCGGCTTAACAGTCTCACCATTTATGAAATGCGAAAAGTATCTCATCATGCAATCGCTTTCGTTGACTCGAACCATCCCATTGGCAAAACGCCTCTGGCACAATCAAAATTTATGGCATTATTCTTGTGCTTCAAAGACCCGAAAGAATAAACACGTCGGCATTTATCATTTCCTAGTACAAAACATCTGGCAAAAAGTTTGTTTGTCCCTGCTTGAATTTGTGTCAGCCTGTGGCTTGGTAATTTTGTAAAATAAATAATTTTAAGGATTGGTGACATTATGGATTTCCTAAAACTTGCTGATGGTAATCTTGCTTATGAGACGTCTGGCTTATCTGATGGTGATGTTCTTCTATTTTGTCATTCACTTGGAGCCAACCAGTGCCTCTGGGACAGGCAAATAGCATTGTTTGAAGATAGTCATAAAATTGTTAGGCTTGATTTGCGTGGCCATGGCCAATCTGATGTCTTTACTGCCCCCTATTCCATTGAGATGCTTGCTAAGGATGTACTGCATCTGCTTGATCATCTTGATATTCGCCGTTGCTCTCTTATTGGTCTTTCCCTTGGCAGTATGATCGGCTTGTGGTTGGCCGCACATGAACCACATAGATTTAACCAAATGATTCTTGCAGGTGCGAGCGCTTCGGTTCAAAAAAGCGCACCTTTTGACCAACGAATTGCAAGAATTCAGGAACATGGGCTGGACTCCATGTTTGATGAACTCAATGAGCGTTGGTATGCCCCTAATTTTGTAGCCAACAATTCAAACGTGGTAAATGCAGTTCGAAAAATGGTAAATGCCACAGCAAAAGTTGGATATATAGGCGCTACAATGGCTGTCAGGGACTTTGATATAATGGACAAGCTTTCTGAAATTGACACTGAAATGTTACTGATCACTGGTGCCGAGGACAAAGCTACACCGATAGCAGAAGCAGAAGCCATTGCAGCGACATGTGTTAACTGCAAGCTTTTTGTTATCGAAAATGCATCACATTTAGCAATCGTAGAGCAACCTGAGCTATTTGATACAGCTATTGTTAACTTCATCAATAAGGTGCCCTTATCTGTTTGATATATATATATATATATATCTATGTAAATACAGAAAAATTGTTTTCATCCCCTATATGTCAAGAACAAGTTTGCTAGATCGGCATCCAGCAACACATAAAGCAACATGCGAGGTCTGCTCATCAGGCATAAGAACAACATCATTATGAACTGGCTCGCCTTCCAGATACCCAACAACACAAGTGCCACAAACACCTGCTTCGCATGATTTTTCCACGTCGATATTTACTGTCCCTAGAACATCAAGAATAGATTGTCCCTGCTCAACGTGCACCGTCAAACCTTGACTGCTTATCACAACATCGAAGCCCTCACTATTGGTTGAGGTGTCTTCTTTTAGGACGCTGGCAGGATTAAAATCTTCAGTAATTAGTGACTCGCCTTTGTCACCTGCCATCGATTCCATTGCTGCCATCAGGCCTTTTGGCCCACAACAATAGAACTGCGCACCTTTATGGGCATCGAAAACCCCTGCAAGATTTAAAGATTTTGAACGATCACCTTCGTCAAAATGAATATGCAAATCATCCCCTAGCCGATCCGCCAGAAGTGCAGTAAAAGCTGTGCTTTCTGGATGTCGGGCACAGTAATATAATTTGAAAGGTAAATTATGGTGTTGGCAATAATCCGCCATCGACATAAACGGAGTAATGCCGATGCCCCCAGCAACAAACACCTGTAAAGGCGCACTCTCAACAAGTGCGAAATTATTACGGGGCTCAGAGACTTCAATCACGTCTCCAACGCGCAGCTTTTTATGAATATAAGCCGAACCTCCACGTCCCATATTTTCAAGTAGAACAGCGAACATATAGCGGTCCAAATCAGCCGGATCATTTATAAGAGAATATTGTCTTACAAGATCGTTTTTGAGAAAAACATCAATATGCCCTCCTGCTGAAAAAGGCGATAATGAGTCTGCTGTTGCTGATACTAACTCAACGCTAATAACATCATTAGCTTCTTGTCGCATACTCTTTACCAACGTCTGTTGCCTGCTATTCACGTTCATAATTCCTCTTTGCAATTTTTTTGATTCCAATCTATCTTCGTGATCAATAAATACAATTATAAGTGAAGAACTGACTGTGTGCAGACTGATTTCAAATCCTGTTATCACTTTAAATTATATTCTCAGGAGTCCATTATTTCTTCGCGTCATGCGTTATCAGCAATTTTTTTAGTTTTGATTTTAGGCGTTGTGCGCGGCAGTGTCCCAGCTATCTCTAAATTAGTAACCCTTGGTAATATTGACCCCATAATATATGCGGGATCGATTACGCTTGGAGGTGGCCTCCTGCTTTTTTGCATAAATACGGTAATGGGCCAGACGATTGCTCCAACTAGTCATATGATAAAGTTTTCAATTATTGGTGGATTGATTGGGATCGCTTTTCCACACATTATATTTTTTATAGGCATAAAGAGTGTTGATGTAGGCATTGCGTCAGCTATGATAAGCGGTATTCCCATTCTCATTTATTTACTTTCTATAATATGCCGACAGGAAATTTTTTCCCTACGACGTTTGATTGGTGTTGCCTTCGGATTTGGCGGTGTGGCGTTAATAGCAATGGGGGCGTTAACAGAAAATATGTTGCTATCAGCTCCGTTTCTTGGTCTTGCACTTATCCTATTATCAACTTTTTTCTACGCTACTAACGTGATTTACATTTCAATTTTCTTGCCCACAAATATTCCAAAAATTCAGGCTGCTTCGTGGATGATGATTTTTGGTTCAGCACCCATTTGGGCTTATGTTCTTCTTGGGTATGACACGGGAATTATAATCGAGAATGTTACAAATAGCGCCTTTCGCTATGTTCTGGTTCATTGTGTTATTTCGGGTGCTGCTTACTGGTTGTCCTTCCAGATCATTGCCAACCATGGGCCCGTAATCTATAGCGTTGCAGCCTATTTGATGGTTGTTTTTGGCATAATTATAGGGGTTCTGGGATTTCAAGAAAATTACACAAATGCTGACCTCAGCGGCGTTGCGTTGATCTTGATTGGTGTGCTGATTGTAACTTTGAAAAGCCATCAAAAACTCACAGATCCTAAACTTGAACCACCACAGACATAAATTGTTTGGCCTGTTAAAAATGCCGCTTCCTCAGACATTAAATAGTTAGTCATATTGGCAATATCATCAGGTTTGCCAAAGCGGCCTAGGGGAATCTTATCCAATTTGCTCTGACGTACAGCGCTTCCTTCCGGATTATTTTTTATGAATAAATCTGTCTCAACAGGCCCTGGTGCAATAGCGTTACAACATATATTGTACTTACCTAGTTCTAAAGCCCACGTTCTCGCGAAACTTGAAACGGCCGCTTTTGATGCTGAATAGGCGGTACGTGTCGCAAACCCCAAGATCAACTCAGATGAAATATTAACAACCCTGCCTGATTTATTCTGAATCATAGATGGAACAACAGCAGCAGTAAGCTCAGCGACTGCTGTGGCATTAATTGTCATAACAGACTCGTAAATGTCCAAATCAAAATCTTCAAGTAGATTTGGTGTTGCAATCCCAGCGTTGTTAATCAATCCATATATTGGGCCGTAATCTCTGAGCGATTTAAAAACATTGATTCTCTGATATTTATCGCTGAAGTCACAGGCAATATGGTCAACCCCAGCCATATTCGGTGAAGTTCTGCAAACAGCTAATACAGAATAATTTTGTTTAATTAAACGAGCACAAATCGCAGCGCCTATTCCTCTACTACCTCCTGTAATAATTACCTTTTTTTTATATGACATAAAACTTCACTCATTAACTATGATGTATTTTCTATATATTAAGCACTAAAAGTTATTAAAAATTAGCTAAAATATTCCTACGACGCAACATTTTTTATTGATATGCAAAACGATTTTGATCTAAGATTAAATTTAACGAATAGATTATGGTTAATTGTAAAGCGATTGGAGATGTTGGTGGAAGATTATCGTGATATCAGCAAGGAATGGCGTCAAAGGTCGAAAGAAAAATTTGGTGGTTACAATCTTGCGGATCGGCCATCACATGACCCTGAATTAACAGAAACTGGTCCAAGAACCCCTGGCGGGGAATATTGGCGCCGATTTTGGTTTCCAATTTGTCTTTCTGACGAAGTTACAAACCGGCCTCTTCGCAAACGCATTTTAAGTGAAGATTTAGTAGTTTATCGTGATCAAGAAGGTAATTGTGGTCTTCTTCATCTACATTGTAGTCATCGCAACATGTCTCTCGAGTTTGGAATAGTTGAAGAGCGAGGTTTAAGATGTGCATATCACGGTTGGCTTTACGATTATGACGGAACAGTTATTGAAACTCCCGGAGAACCAAAAGGAAGCCCTATTTGTGAAAAGGTTAAACAAGGAGCTTACCCGGTCAAAGAATTTAAAGGTTTAGTTTTTGCTTACATGGGCCCAATGGCTGAAATCCCGCCATTCCCAATTTATGATACCTTTGAACTTGATGGACATGAATTGGTTCCTTACAGATTAAGTTACCCATGCAATTATCTTCAAGTTGCAGAAAATACGATGGACCCAATTCATACGGTTTATCTTCATACATTAGTTGGTGAGACCCAATTTGAAGAATCTTGGGGTATCACGCCGCTTTTAAAATTTCATGATAGCGACACCAGTCTTTACACAACTTTGACATATCGCGTTGAAGATATGATTTGGGTAAGGACTCAGCAAACAGTATTCCCTACTTTTTCTCATGTGGGTGCTTTTTGGGAGACAGGACTCAAAGAAAAATATTTTGTTCGGTCCAGCATCACTAAATGGACTGTGCCCATTGATGATACTGAGTGCATGATAATTGCCTGGCGACATTTTGGCCCCGCAATTGACCCCGATAACAAAGGGAAGCGTGATGAAGTAAAGATTGAATCAGTCGATTTTGAAGGTCAAACAGCAGCACGCGATTATAATGAAATGCAACGAAACCCCGGTGATTATGAAGCACAAGTTTCAATTGGCCCGATAGCTCGGCATGCTACAGAGAACTTAGGCAAGACTGATCAAGGTGTGATGATGCTTCGTAACCGTTTGCGGCGAGGCATTAGAGATGTACAAAACGGTACATTAATTACCCATTACGATGCGGAAAAAGACATAAAAAACCTGTATACCCAAGACACGGTTATGCCCATTCCCCAACGTGATGACATTGATGATGACACATTAATGGCAACAGTTGCAGACGAGGTCATGCGTGTTATTACGGAAGGCGATAAATATTCAGAAAAAGAGCGTGAAGATTTTATCATACAGAATCTTAAAAAAATCAAAAGCGACCCACGATTTGTAGTTAAGGTTTAATAATGGAAAATCGTTGGATCGCCTATCTGTTACCACCCTTCTTTTTAACACTTCTGTTAGTAGCAGGCTCACAATATGTCTTTATCGAAAATAGTTTCTATGAAGATTTAGGTCTTGGCCGAACAGGTAACACATTAACGTTTGTCAACTATTTTAACTTTTTTACGGATCCTTTCTATTTAAAGACTTTTTGGGTGACAATAAAGGTATCGGCACTGGCAGCGATGTTTACTTTATTCCTAGGCTTTCCAATTGCTTATGTGATTGCAAGGATGAAGTCGCGGCTAGCAATGTTGTTGTTGGCTGGGATAGTGGTTTCAACGTTTGTAACTATTGTTATTAAGGTTTTTGGCCTGATTATCATTTTTGCTGCTGATGGAGTGTTGAATACCACACTACTTCAGCTAGGCTTAATTGACAGAGCCTATAGCATAATTGGAACCCAAGAAGGTGTTGTTGTTGGTCTGATGCACTTTACGATCGGCTTTAGTGTTCTTTTACTTTACAGTGTAGTTATTACCGTACCACCTTCACTCGAATATGCTGCGCAAATCCATGGGGCTTCCCGCTGGCGAGTGTATCAACGCGTGATCATTCCACTCTGCACGCCAGGTTTTGTAGTTGGTGGTTTGATGATTTTTAACATGTGTATGGGTGCCTTCACTTCAGCAGCGTTGTTGGGGGGTGGTAGAGTTCTGACTTTACCAGTGTTAGTTCAGCGAACTGTGATGATGGAGGTTAAGTATTCAACGGCTGCTTCAATTGCGTTTGTATTACTGGTTTCGGTAATTTTAATAAACCTCATATCGCTAATGGCTATTCGCAGACTCAGATCTGCAAAGCTTGTGATAGCCTAGGAGGGCAGGATGCAGAGCAAGCTTGAAAAGTTTATATTGTTTGTTTGGTGTGGGTTTTCATATGTATTTTTACTCTCTCCAATGGTCGTGGTTATGGGCGCGTCATTGCATGGTGGCGAGTTTTCTGCAGCTATTAAATTTCCACCGACCGACCCTTCTTTTCAATGGTATGCAAAAATTCCATGGCAACAATTTGAAGCTTTAGGCCTTAGCCTTATTGTAGCAACTTTTGCCACTTTTCTGGCAGCGCTCATCGCTATTCCTGCTGCCCTTGGATTGGTTCGTAGTAATTTCAAGTTTAAATTTTTAGTGAGCACAGTCTTTAGGGCACCGCTTCAAATTCCAGCTATTGTATCTGGCATAGCATTTTTACAACTATATTATCTGGTCTATGATAACAGTAGCCTTATGCTCGCCGGCACTATTCCCGGGATGTTAATTGGTCACGTATTTATTGCGACACCGTTTTTATTTGGAACGATCGTTGCTGTTCTTCAACGCTTTGACCTTCGACTTGAAGAAGCCTCCTACAGCTTAGGTGCTGGAAAATGGAGAACACTACACAGAGTTACGTTGCCTGTAATTATGCCTGGGATTTACTCAGGTGCTCTTTATGCTTTCATGGTCTCTTTTTCCGATGTTCCAATGTCGATCTTTTTGACGGCTCCAGGGTTCGTTACTTATCCAGTTGAGCTTTTTTATGCGTTAGAAAATGATTTTGACCCCAGTATTCTAGCTTCCTCATCAGTAGTCATAGTATTTTGTCTTTTGATGCTTTTGGTAGTTCAAAAGGTGGTTGGATTAGAAACATTACTTCGGTCTGGTGGAGGTAGTGCGCGATAAATATATCGTTAAATATAACAAAAAACAGGAGTTTAAAATGAAAAGAATAATAAAATCATTGCCGAAATGGGCTTTGGCTATAGGGATAGTTTCAAGTTTCGCCACGCCATCATATGCTGGTGAGTTTGATGGGGTAACACTTAAGGTTGCTACTTGGGGTGGCTCTTGGAAAGCAAACATGGAAAAAATTATTGTCCCAAAATTTGAGGCTTTGGGCGGTAAAATCGAGTTTGTAACAGGAAGCCCTGCCGCAAGTTTTGCAAAGCTGGTTGCTGGTAGGGGGCGTGCACCATTTGACGTCATGGAAGTGCTTGATGCGCAAGTTGGAGACTTTGCCCAGGTTGATTACCTGCAACCTATTAATCTAGACCTTATTCCAAACAAAAAAAACATACAGTCTTTTCAGTATAATAATACTTATGTAGGTAGCTGGTTCACGCAAGAAGTGATCTGTTATGATACAGAAAAGTTTAGCGAGTTAGGAATACCAGCTCCAAAAACCTATGCTGATCTTGCGCATCCCGCTTTACAAGACAAGGTTTCATTACCTGACATTAACTCTGGCGCTGGTTTGGCTAATTTTGGTGGGGTTGTGTTTGCCGCTGGTGGCGATGAAGAAAATATTCAGCCAGGACTTGATTTAATGGCAAAAATCAATGCTACCAAGTTTTGGAAACGTGGTGGTGAGACAAAAACACAGTTTGAGACTGGTGATATTTATGCAGCCGTTGTCCATGTGGGTTGGTGTGCAAGAGCAGCTCGCGCCGGATCACCTGTTATGTCTGTACACCCAGAAATCAAGCCTGGTGTTAAAGGCTTGGCAAAAGAAGGCTGGTTGGGAATCATGAAGTCTAGCGATAACGTTGCAGCAGCCCATTGGTTTATCAATGAATATTTAACCACTGATTTTCAGTATGAATATGCAATCAATAGTGGAGTTTTCCCTCTTAACCAAGAAGCAATTGATAAAATGAAAACTGATGAAATTAACGTAAGGTTAATGGAAATGGACTCGGGTAATATTTCTAAAATGCTTCGTATTGATTACAATAAAGTAGACAAGACAGCTTGGATAAATGGTTGGAATAAGACGCTTACAACCAACTAATGTAGAATCCAAATGAACTAAATAAACGTCACTGGTTAGGGTTGAATAAATGTCAGGTGTTAAGCTAACGAACATTGTCAAAAGTTATGGCGCGTTAAAAGCTGTAGATAATGTATCCCTGGATATTAAAGAAGGTGAGTTTCTTACGTTTCTCGGCCCTTCAGGCTGTGGTAAGACAACAACATTGAGATTGATATCTGGCTTTGTTCAACCAACCAGTGGCGCAATTTATTTTGGTGATAAGGATGTAACAGGCGTAGCGCCTCAACATCGGCAAATAGGAATGGTATTTCAAGACTATGCTCTATTTCCCCATTTGACTGTATTTGAAAATATCGCGTTTGGACTTGTCGAACGTAAATATGAAAAGCCTGCAATAAAAAAGCGAGTGGATGAATTGCTTGCGTTGATTGAACTTGAACAAGTTGGTCATCGTTATCCAAGTGAAATTTCTGGTGGCCAAGCTCAAAGAGTTGCCGTTGCCCGAGCAGTAGCGCACCCACCAAGTGTTCTTCTCATGGATGAACCTCTTGGCGCGCTAGACCTTAAATTACGTGAAACTATGCAAACTGAGCTTAGGCGTATTCAACAAGAGTTGGGTATCACAGCTGTATATGTGACTCATGATCAATCCGAGGCGATGAATATGTCCGATCGGGTCGTAGTAATGAATTCAGGTGTCATTGAACAGATTGGCGCACCAAAAGAGATTTATAATAAGCCATCATCTGTCTTTGTGGCCAACTTCATTGGTCAAGTTAATATTATCAATGGACTAGTCACAACGCAAAAAAGCAATCTGACAACCCTAGACTGTAATGGTCTATCACTCACTGGTCTTTTTGATGGAAAACTATCCAAGGGTGAGGCTGTTCATATGGCTGTTAGGCCAGAGGATATACTTATTTCTAGCAAGGCCAAAACAGGCTCTTATAACAGCCTGAAAGGTGTTCTTTCGAATGCCTTATTCTCAGGCAATGTGATGAAAATTACTGTTGATCTTGAAAATGGTGATGTCATAAAGGTTGAAAGTCAGCCAAAGACAAACGTTCATGAAGTGGGTGACACAGTCCATGTTAACTGGCAACCTGAAGATTGTAACATCCTTCTGAACTAAGCTAACCAAAGGCACGATAATGCAAAGAATAGCTGTAAATCCGGGTTCGGTTGAATGGTCCGGTGAAAATCCAGGAATATATCTTAAAAGCGATCCAGATAAGGATTACTCCGTTGTTGCTGTATTTTTCCGTATAGTTTTGTCTCCACATGGCCGTGGAGTTGGCGCAGTTATTTTGGGCGCGCCTGCAAGCGCATCAGCTTATCCGGATGTTCCAAATATGTGCCTTACTGATAACCGTCCCATGATGGAATATTTGGTTGCTAATTTTGTATCAAAATTTCCTACTTTTGCGGGTCAAAAAGGCCTTGATTCTATGAGTTGGCACGACGTTACTGATAGCAAGCAGGATAATAGAAATATGCCGCATAGCTTTTCTGAAGAGCTTTTATCGGACGCTGTTCGGTTGCAAATGACCTGGAAAGGCATCAAGGCTCCAATGGCTGTCGAAGTGGGACCAGAGGCATCAGCAACCAAGGCACATGATATGTATGCCGTATTCGCTGAGGCAACAGATGCATGCATAACGATCAACGGGACCAATTTACCGGGACAAGTTGCAACACGTCAGTTCTTTGGACAGACCATGAGCACAGCTTTTCTAGCCTTATCCGAAACCTGGGTTACGCCCCTTTAATTTAAACGGACAACTATTATGCCAATCGTTCCCCACGTCAGAACAGGTGCCATTGACTGGACGGGTGAAAACCCGGGTATGCTGTTAAAAACAGATCCAGACGGTGACTGGTCGGTACTTGTGCTATTTTTCCGAATTGTATGGTCGCCTGTTGGGCCCGGCAATATGTTATTGCTATTCGAAAACCCGTCATCTGCAACTGGCCTGCCAGAAACCTGCAATGTTATCATGTCTGACAATGAAGCGTTACGCGACTATATAAAGACTGGTTTCATTGAAAAGCTGGGCACCTTTGGTGGTGCTCCTGCCTACAGTTCGGCATCACAGCTAACCATCGATAACGTTGTAGCACAAGGCGACCCAACTGGAGATTTTTATAGCGAAACGATCACTGGAGGTGGACAGGAAATAAAACTTGTCTGGGAGAACCTTGGTAAACCGACTGCACTCGAGCTACCACCAGAATTGACAGGAACCGGCGAACATACAATGTACAGCCTCCTTGTTGATGCAAAAACGGCGTATGTCGAGGTTAACGGACGCCGGCTTAAAGGTGAAACTGTCCCGCGTGAGCAAGCTAGCTTGACGTTATCCTCGGCCTTCTTATATTTCTCTGAGACGTGGATA
This window of the Candidatus Puniceispirillum marinum IMCC1322 genome carries:
- a CDS encoding alpha/beta fold hydrolase, which translates into the protein MDFLKLADGNLAYETSGLSDGDVLLFCHSLGANQCLWDRQIALFEDSHKIVRLDLRGHGQSDVFTAPYSIEMLAKDVLHLLDHLDIRRCSLIGLSLGSMIGLWLAAHEPHRFNQMILAGASASVQKSAPFDQRIARIQEHGLDSMFDELNERWYAPNFVANNSNVVNAVRKMVNATAKVGYIGATMAVRDFDIMDKLSEIDTEMLLITGAEDKATPIAEAEAIAATCVNCKLFVIENASHLAIVEQPELFDTAIVNFINKVPLSV
- a CDS encoding aldehyde dehydrogenase family protein yields the protein MMRYFSHFINGETVKPQNNDWIDSVNPATGKIWARFARGNAVDVELAVNAAYNAYQKPEWRADSTTRINVLHAIADRIDQNFEQLVEVEVNDNGKRIREVNGQMSTLGGWYRHFANDLEKLAPDKLMLDIKDITARLELMPYGVIAAITAWNSPLMIAAWKLAPALAAGNAVIIKPSEMASASTVVFAELIAPVTPAGLVNVLTGFGNEVGAALVAAEKVRKVTFTGSEIGGAKVAGVAAQHVKPTTLELGGKSPQLVFADADLESTVNGVMSGIFLSNGQTCVAGSRLIIHQSIKNEFINKLLDRIAKLKFGDPMDYHTDVGPIANKPQFEKVLAMIATALDEGATIVTGGYAQTVDGFDNGYFVAPTILENVSVDATIWQEEVFGPVLCVSSFDTAKEAVSLANDSAFGLAAGVWSGDIAFANNIASQIDAGTVYVNHYRSVSACAPVGGVKKSGYGRELGPNAIKDFMQEKAVWLGTASTPNPFEPLM
- a CDS encoding PDR/VanB family oxidoreductase; amino-acid sequence: MRQEANDVISVELVSATADSLSPFSAGGHIDVFLKNDLVRQYSLINDPADLDRYMFAVLLENMGRGGSAYIHKKLRVGDVIEVSEPRNNFALVESAPLQVFVAGGIGITPFMSMADYCQHHNLPFKLYYCARHPESTAFTALLADRLGDDLHIHFDEGDRSKSLNLAGVFDAHKGAQFYCCGPKGLMAAMESMAGDKGESLITEDFNPASVLKEDTSTNSEGFDVVISSQGLTVHVEQGQSILDVLGTVNIDVEKSCEAGVCGTCVVGYLEGEPVHNDVVLMPDEQTSHVALCVAGCRSSKLVLDI
- a CDS encoding DMT family transporter encodes the protein MQTDFKSCYHFKLYSQESIISSRHALSAIFLVLILGVVRGSVPAISKLVTLGNIDPIIYAGSITLGGGLLLFCINTVMGQTIAPTSHMIKFSIIGGLIGIAFPHIIFFIGIKSVDVGIASAMISGIPILIYLLSIICRQEIFSLRRLIGVAFGFGGVALIAMGALTENMLLSAPFLGLALILLSTFFYATNVIYISIFLPTNIPKIQAASWMMIFGSAPIWAYVLLGYDTGIIIENVTNSAFRYVLVHCVISGAAYWLSFQIIANHGPVIYSVAAYLMVVFGIIIGVLGFQENYTNADLSGVALILIGVLIVTLKSHQKLTDPKLEPPQT
- a CDS encoding SDR family NAD(P)-dependent oxidoreductase, which translates into the protein MSYKKKVIITGGSRGIGAAICARLIKQNYSVLAVCRTSPNMAGVDHIACDFSDKYQRINVFKSLRDYGPIYGLINNAGIATPNLLEDFDLDIYESVMTINATAVAELTAAVVPSMIQNKSGRVVNISSELILGFATRTAYSASKAAVSSFARTWALELGKYNICCNAIAPGPVETDLFIKNNPEGSAVRQSKLDKIPLGRFGKPDDIANMTNYLMSEEAAFLTGQTIYVCGGSSLGSVSF
- a CDS encoding Rieske 2Fe-2S domain-containing protein; this translates as MTDSINLPEGNFRGHSKQGVWSEAPDPILAEVGPGTPCGEYQRRFWMPVAMTNQFDEKPYRIRILGEDLVLFREKGGQLGLVHLHCAHRNMSLEFGIIEEGGIRCSYHGWKYNIDGTILETPCEPKASKIKEKVCLGAYPVVEYKGLAFTYMGPPDKMPPFPFYDTFDEEGDEMLPYLIDSPCNWLQVMENAWDPFHTVYLHTKAVRSQFIDAFAELPRIEYFSTEIGDFYTNTRRVGDIIWLRVHDKVLPSFTQNGGHFPTPDDSLYFGRCGLSRWVVPIDDENTRVIAWRHFRKGDDPKGMTNRDEVGFGKTDFYGQGADRSYDQRQRDPGDYDAWVSQGPKNIHARENMGFTDRGVAKVRRKLRMAIKEVEDGGDVIQPSSHQASPIPTYGGDTMLRVPLVEGRDDEAVLREVAHEVAAIYMSADVMQGAERTEYIREKLKAYEAEWA